The Desulfococcus multivorans DNA window CGATTTCGACGAAAACGCCATGGCGTCCATTTTCTACAGCACCGGCGCCACCGGCTCCCCCAAAGGCGTCTGCTTCAGCCACCGGCAGCTCGTCCTGCACACTTACGGCGTCATGGCCGGCCTCTGTGCCTATGGTTTCCATCCCTCGGTCAACGCCGACGACGTCTACATGCCCCTGACGCCCATGTTTCACGTCAACGCCTGGAGTCTCTTCTACCTCTTCACGCTCCTTGGCGCCAAGCAGGTCTATCCGGGCAAATACGACCCCAAGGCCATCCTGGACCTGATCGTCCGGGAGGGGGTCACCTTTTCTCACTCCGATACCCCCATGATCCACACCCTCGTCAACTGCCCCGATATCCGCGGATTCGGTCTCACGGGATGGAAGGTGATCGTGGGAGGCGCTCCGCTGTCCAAATCGGTCTGCCGGGCGGCGCTTTCCCTCGGCATCGACATCTGTTCGGTCTACGGCATGGCCGAAACCGGGCCTCTGCTGGCGGCCTCCCTTCTCAAGCCGGAGATGCGGTCGTGGGATCCGGAGCGGCAGGTGGACGTCCGGTGCCGAACCGGAATTCCCTCCCCGATGGTCGATATCGAGGTGACGGATATCAAGGGAACGCCGCTTCCCCACGACGGCAAGAGCATCGGCGAGGTGGTCCTTCGGGCGCCGTGGCTGACCCAGGGATATGCCAAGGATCCCGAAAAAAGCGAAAAGCTCTGGAGCGACGGATGGCTCCACACCGGAGACATCGGCTTTATCGATGCCGACGGGTATCTTCAGATCACGGACCGGACCCGCGACGCCATCAAGGCGGGGGGGGAATGGATCGACACAATGGCCCTGGAAGATCTGATCTGTGAGCACGAGGGGATATCCGAGGCGGCGGTGGTCGCCGTTCCCGACGAAAAATACGGGGAGCGCCCCATGGCCTTCGTCGTTCTCAAGGAAGGTTACAGAGACCGGATGACCGAGGAGGATCTCAGGGAGTTTCTATCGGCGCGGGTGAAAGCGGCCGGCCTTCCCGGAAGGGGTATCCCCGACAAGATCGCCTTCGTGGAGACCATCCCGACCACCAGCGTCGGCAAAATCAGCAGAAAGCAGCTGCTCGAAAAGCAATCCCCGGTGCCCTTCGATCTGAAAAACGGCCCCTGATCCAGGCCGGCATTGAAACTCATGAAGGGGTACGAACCGTCAATCCCACGGTCAGGCGGCGACGCAGCCGGAACCAGAGGTTGAGGAGCCAGACCGCCGCCACAGCGCTGATCAGCCTCGGCACCCAGAGCCAGAAGGCCCCGATCCCCAACGGCAGAAACAGGGCCGGGTCCTCGATTACGGCGTGGTTGATGCCGATGGAAAGATGAAGCCGGGTCAGTTCGTCCGCCGCAAAGTCGTTCTCCTTGGCCTCCTCGACGATGACCGCGGCACCGTAAGTGATGCCGAAGAGACAGGCGGTCAGCCACAGCATGCCCACCCGCCCATCGAGCCCCATGAACCGGATGACGGGCTGAAGCAGCGTGATGAGGTGGGTGATGAGCCGGAAGGCCTTCATGATCTCCAGGACCACCATGATGGCGGTAATGACGGCGAGGATCTTGACGCTGAGCCATCCCATCCGGAGCGCCCAGTTCCCGAGAATGTCGAGAAACGGTCCCGCGGTGCCCGGGGTCGTCCCGCCGGAGAGGACGACAGTGGTGTCGGAGGGGAGAAACCGCGCCGTCACCATGACCGTGACGATGCTGGCGCCCAGGCGGAAGGCCGTGGCAATCCCGGGATGGATGCCCGAGCGACCCTGAATGATCCCCTCCTGGATCAGGTTGTGTGAAATCAGAAGAAAAATCGCGACGAGGGTCATCTGATCGAGGGTCATGGGCAGAACCGTCATGGCGGCGACGGCGCCGTATATTCCCGTCAGCATGCCGATGATCAAGGGAAGCGCGGCAACGGCCGGAAGGCACAGCACCGCCATGAGCGGCGTGAGCAGAAAGTCGATTCTGCCGATGACGCCCCCGGCGTCCAACAGCAGCGTCAGGAAGGAAATGGGAATCAGAATCTTCAGGATCCACAAAAATCCGAAAACCCCTTTTCTAACCCCCGCTTTTGCGGCGGGCCACAGTCTCGCTGTAACATGCATCATCAACGACATCAACGCCCTTTCGTACGAGCCCTTATCGGACTATATTCTCCGGAGCGACGGCGATAGAGGACAGGAAACAAGCGCCGCGCGCAACCGCGCGGACGCATCTTTCAAGCCCATCGGTTAGACCGGACGTGTTGAAACAGTTCATGCGCCCCGCCGTATCCATCGTCATCCCGGTATTTCATGAGGCCCATATCATAAATCCCCTGGTCGGTCACCTGCTTCGTATGCCCTTCGCGGGTAAACGGGAAATCATCGTTGTTGACGGCGCCGCCTCGGGTGACTCGCTTCGGGCGATCCGGGATCCGCGGGCCGTGAAACTCCGTTCGACACGGGGGCGGGCCGTCCAGATGAACACGGGCGCCCGGCACGCCACAGGCGACATCCTGCTGTTTCTGCACGCGGACACCCGCCTCCCCGATGACGGCCTCGAACGCATCATCGAGGCCCTTCAGGCGAAGGACTTCGTCGGCGGAGCCTTCGATCTCGCCATCGACTCCCCCCGCCCCTGTTTCCGATGGATCGAAAAAGCCGCCTCCCGCCGCTCCCGCATCACGCGCATCCCGTACGGGGATCAGGCCATTTTCATCCGAAAGGCCTATTTTCTGAGACACGGCGGGTTCGCGGCGATTCCGATCATGGAGGACGTCGAATTGATGCGACGGATCCGGCGGCGGGGAGACCGGATCATCCTGCTCCCCCATCGGGTCACGACATCGGCCCGCCGTTGGGAAAGAACGGGCGTCTGTCGGAACACGCTCCGCAACTGGATGCTGCTGATCCTGTATCACGCCGGCGTTGCGCCCGAGCGGCTGAGCCTTTTTTACCGATGACAACCGCGTATCTTCACCAGCACGGGCACGTCGACCCCGTCCGGAATCTGCCGGAAGATCGCCCCGAAGGCGGCCTGACCCGCGTTATTCACATCAGGTAAAACCCCAGGGCCTTGTCATAGACATTGTAGGGATCGATGGAAAAAAACTCCAGCCCGACAAACCGCCCCATGAGGGTTCGAACCAACGCCTCTTTTCGGATAAGGGTCTTTTTCTCGTCATCCAACCGGAACTCTACGGTCACCTTGTCGCCTATCGCCGGCGGATCGTCCTTCATCAGCTCGATCCGCAATCCTTTCCGGGACAGATTGTGGATATGGATGTCAACCGCCGGCACGCCCTCCCGCATCCGACACACGCCCGTCAATCGGACCGGTTTTCTGAAGAACTCCCGCCGCTCCAGAATCACCCGGTAAACATGCTTGCACGGACAGGTCACCTTGAAGCGGACAATGTGGTCGAGCCTGGAATATTCCTTGACATCGACAACCCGCGTCGCATGACATCGAGGGCATTTGATGACGGCCTCCCCCGAATTGTCTATAAAAGCCTTCACTTCATTCATCCGTATACCCTGTCCAGAAGAGAGATCCGCATTTCATCGGCGGCTGCAAACCGTCACGGCGTCGTTTCAGAGGGCCTGGGCCGTCGCCCCCGGACATCTCAGGCTGTCATAGCCCACCACGCCATGGCGGCAAGAGACGCGCTTTCGGCGCGTAAAACGCAAAAAAATGGATCAATGGCCTTTCGGATCTGAAAACCAGCCGGCCTGCGGGATCGAAGCGGAAACATCTGCTTGTAAATGGTTGTCTATAATACATCGAAAAGGCCTTTACAAACGAAAAATCGGAGACGGCGGCGCCCGTCCTGCCCGCCTCGCGATCACTGCTTGACCCATTCCGCATCTTCATGTATGGTTCCAGGGAACTCTCTTGCCTTCCAGTGCGTTCCGCCGGGCCGACCCAACGGCATCCGCAGGCGAAAAACTTCTTGACATTCATGGATTGACTGCAAGGACGCTCTGTTCCGGGACGGCCGGCGTGGATGATGGGCGGCATATTTTTTGTCCGGTGCTCACTGTTGGGGCACGATCCGCAAAGCGGTAACGGCGGTGACCCTTCCGCCTGAACAGGAAAGGAATATGTATGACTGAACACGTAAAGTTGATCTGGGGCGACCAGACCTACGAGCTGCCGGTCGTCACCGGATCCGAAGGGGAAAAGGCCATCGATATTTCCAGGCTCCGCCAGATGACCGGCATGATCACCCTGGATTCGGGCTTTGCCAACACCGGCAGCTGCAAGAGCGCCATCACCTTCATGGACGGCGAACGGGGCATCCTTCGGTACAGGGGCTATCCCATCGAGGCACTGGCGGAGCACTCCTCCTTCCGGGAGGTCGCCTATCTGCTCATCAACGGCGAACTCCCCAACCGAAAGCAGATCACCCGCTTCTCGGTTCTCCTGAACGACCACTCCCTGGTTCACGAGGACATGCGGTCGTTTTTCGGGAGCTTCCCCCGGGCGTCCCATCCCATGGGAATCCTCTCCTCGATGGTCAACGCCCTGAAAAGCTTTTACCCCTACCTCGAAGGCGAGGAGGAACTGAACACCACCGTCGCACGCCTCATCTCCAAGGTCCGGACCCTGGCGGCGATGTCCTACAAGATCTTCAGAGGACACACGGTGGTCTATCCCCGACCCGACCTCTCCTACTGCGAAAATTTTCTCAACATGATGTTCGACAGCCCGGTCAGGCCCTATGAAATCGATCCGGACGTCGTTCAGGCCCTATCCGTCTTTCTGATCCTTCACGCCGACCACGAACAGAACTGTTCGACCTCCGCCGTCCGTCTGGTGGGCAGCGGCCGGGTCAACCTCTATGCCGCCATATCCGCCGGCATCGCCGCCCTCTGGGGACCGCTCCACGGCGGGGCCAACCAGGCGGTCATCGAAATGCTGACGAACATCGTCGAGAAGAAGATCCCGTTGAAGGACGTGCTGGCCCGGGCCAAGGACAGGAACGACCCCTTCCGGCTCATGGGGTTCGGCCATCGGGTCTACAAAACCTACGATCCCCGGACCCGGATCATGAAGAAGATGTGCGATCGGCTCCTCACCAAACTCAACATCCACGACCCGCTTCTGGAAGTCGCCCAGGCCCTCGAGGAGATCGCGGTGAAAGACAGCTATTTCGTCGATCACAACCTCTATCCCAACATCGATTTTTACAGCGGCATCGTTCTGAGGGCCATCGGCATCCCCACCAACATGTTCACGGTCATGTTCGCCATCGGGCGTCTTCCGGGATGGATCGCCCAGTGGAAGGAAAGCATGGATGACCCGGAATGGCGCCTCAACCGCCCGCGTCAGATCTACACCGGGCCGACCCAGCGGGAATACGTTCCCCTCGACGAACGGTAGTCGTCTTCCCGGACATCTGCCGCCGCAACCCTGCAGCAAGGAGTGTTTGACCATGACGGACGTTGTTTTGCAGAACATCGAAAAACCCGATACCATCCGCCGGGACCTTCTGGATCCCGTCGACTATCAGTATACGGGGCACCGGGATGTGCATATCGAGATCCGGCAGCCCGAGTTCACCTCGGTATGCCCCATGACGGGGCTTCCCGATTTCGGCACCATCACCATCCGGTACCGTCCCGACAAGAAGATCGTCGAGCTGAAATCCCTCAAGTTCTACCTGCTCCAATACCGCAATGTCGGCATCTTTTACGAGCATGTGGTCAACCGCATCCTGGACGATCTGGTGGCCGTCGTCAGCCCTAAACGCATGGAGATCATCGGTGACTTCACGCCGCGGGGGGGCATTTCGACGAGCGTCTCCGCGCTTTATGAAGGGCTCGCATGACATGTCCGCAAATACCGTTTCCCTGAAAATCTGCGGCGCGTCGCCGGCAAGACCGGCGATGCGGCTGCTGGCCGTCCTGTTGTCGGTCCTCTGCCTCTGGGGATGCGCGACGGTGCGAAGCCAGACCCGGAAAGTGGTCGAGGCCATCCCTTTCACCGGTGAGCGGCTTCAGAAAAAGGTGGCGATCCTGCCCTTTGAAAACACGACGTTCATTTCGGATGCCGAGATAACGCAGCGCTTCATGAGCCGTTTCATGGACCGACTCTCGGCCGGCTGCAATGGCGTCCAGTGGCTGAAACCCGGCGATCCCGGCTACCCCGATGAAGCCGTCGACCGGATGCCCCGTCCGGCATCAGGCCGGATCGACAACCTCGCACTGGCCGAAATCGGCAGAACATCGGGCATCAACGCCTTCCTGGTGGGTCACCTCGTCGGCATCGACGCCGAGGAAAAGGATGAGGGCTTTTTCATATTCCGGGATACCCATTACTACGAATCCGTCCAGGTGGGGCTGCAGCTTTACGATTCCGGAACCGGCGCCAAGCTCATGGACGAGTCCCCGAAGGCGACCGCGGAGGTGGACGGGGCTGAATATGATGCCGTTCTGGCCCGGGATCTGAAAGCCGTCTACGCGCTGGACGAGACCTTGGACCGTGTCGCTGAAATCGGCGCCGCACAGATCTGTGAAGTCCTCGGGAAACACCCCTGGCAAGGCTACGTCTTGGCGGTTCAGGACGGGAAGGCGATCCTGTCGTCCGGCCGGGAAATCGGCTTGAAGGCCGGGGACATCCTCGAGGTTTACAACGCGGGAGAGGTGATCGAGGGACGGATGGGGCAGCGCTTCATCATTCCGGGAACGCTTGCGGGAACGCTTGAGATCACCGCCGTCGACGACGGCCGGGCCGAAGCCCGTCCGATTGACGCGACGCCGGTGGCCGAA harbors:
- a CDS encoding fatty acid--CoA ligase — protein: MTVRKIERTPSAYDYPLLIKNLLRPPMRYFPHREIVYKDRVRYTYQDLDRRIAQLAHALNRIGVRKGETVSVMEWDSHRYLECFFAIPMMGCVLHPINIRRPPESLVHTLNHAESRVILANADFFPALESIKDRLDGPKTIILITDDGIFPETALTVIGEYESMLTQHDDVFSFPDFDENAMASIFYSTGATGSPKGVCFSHRQLVLHTYGVMAGLCAYGFHPSVNADDVYMPLTPMFHVNAWSLFYLFTLLGAKQVYPGKYDPKAILDLIVREGVTFSHSDTPMIHTLVNCPDIRGFGLTGWKVIVGGAPLSKSVCRAALSLGIDICSVYGMAETGPLLAASLLKPEMRSWDPERQVDVRCRTGIPSPMVDIEVTDIKGTPLPHDGKSIGEVVLRAPWLTQGYAKDPEKSEKLWSDGWLHTGDIGFIDADGYLQITDRTRDAIKAGGEWIDTMALEDLICEHEGISEAAVVAVPDEKYGERPMAFVVLKEGYRDRMTEEDLREFLSARVKAAGLPGRGIPDKIAFVETIPTTSVGKISRKQLLEKQSPVPFDLKNGP
- a CDS encoding iron transporter — encoded protein: MMHVTARLWPAAKAGVRKGVFGFLWILKILIPISFLTLLLDAGGVIGRIDFLLTPLMAVLCLPAVAALPLIIGMLTGIYGAVAAMTVLPMTLDQMTLVAIFLLISHNLIQEGIIQGRSGIHPGIATAFRLGASIVTVMVTARFLPSDTTVVLSGGTTPGTAGPFLDILGNWALRMGWLSVKILAVITAIMVVLEIMKAFRLITHLITLLQPVIRFMGLDGRVGMLWLTACLFGITYGAAVIVEEAKENDFAADELTRLHLSIGINHAVIEDPALFLPLGIGAFWLWVPRLISAVAAVWLLNLWFRLRRRLTVGLTVRTPS
- a CDS encoding TIGR04283 family arsenosugar biosynthesis glycosyltransferase, with amino-acid sequence MLKQFMRPAVSIVIPVFHEAHIINPLVGHLLRMPFAGKREIIVVDGAASGDSLRAIRDPRAVKLRSTRGRAVQMNTGARHATGDILLFLHADTRLPDDGLERIIEALQAKDFVGGAFDLAIDSPRPCFRWIEKAASRRSRITRIPYGDQAIFIRKAYFLRHGGFAAIPIMEDVELMRRIRRRGDRIILLPHRVTTSARRWERTGVCRNTLRNWMLLILYHAGVAPERLSLFYR
- a CDS encoding PilZ domain-containing protein; the protein is MNEVKAFIDNSGEAVIKCPRCHATRVVDVKEYSRLDHIVRFKVTCPCKHVYRVILERREFFRKPVRLTGVCRMREGVPAVDIHIHNLSRKGLRIELMKDDPPAIGDKVTVEFRLDDEKKTLIRKEALVRTLMGRFVGLEFFSIDPYNVYDKALGFYLM
- a CDS encoding citrate synthase, yielding MTEHVKLIWGDQTYELPVVTGSEGEKAIDISRLRQMTGMITLDSGFANTGSCKSAITFMDGERGILRYRGYPIEALAEHSSFREVAYLLINGELPNRKQITRFSVLLNDHSLVHEDMRSFFGSFPRASHPMGILSSMVNALKSFYPYLEGEEELNTTVARLISKVRTLAAMSYKIFRGHTVVYPRPDLSYCENFLNMMFDSPVRPYEIDPDVVQALSVFLILHADHEQNCSTSAVRLVGSGRVNLYAAISAGIAALWGPLHGGANQAVIEMLTNIVEKKIPLKDVLARAKDRNDPFRLMGFGHRVYKTYDPRTRIMKKMCDRLLTKLNIHDPLLEVAQALEEIAVKDSYFVDHNLYPNIDFYSGIVLRAIGIPTNMFTVMFAIGRLPGWIAQWKESMDDPEWRLNRPRQIYTGPTQREYVPLDER
- the queF gene encoding preQ(1) synthase; translated protein: MTDVVLQNIEKPDTIRRDLLDPVDYQYTGHRDVHIEIRQPEFTSVCPMTGLPDFGTITIRYRPDKKIVELKSLKFYLLQYRNVGIFYEHVVNRILDDLVAVVSPKRMEIIGDFTPRGGISTSVSALYEGLA